One Phaseolus vulgaris cultivar G19833 chromosome 2, P. vulgaris v2.0, whole genome shotgun sequence DNA window includes the following coding sequences:
- the LOC137810944 gene encoding protein ALTERED PHOSPHATE STARVATION RESPONSE 1 — MGCCHSRIEREETVSRCKARKRYMKQFVQARHAFSAAHAMYIRSLRATGSALFQFANAETTVLHHLNYHHHHLPPRPQPILPPPPLQTPTPMPPPPPPPPMSPSSYTWTSDTTSSPALPPPPPPPPPVPSSAWDFWDPFMPAGPAVASRSVTEEEWEATTTAGSEVVVMAAASVTAPPSVVSGFSKETPSELAMVVSRNSTKDLVEVIKELDDYFLKAADAGSHVSLILEVSNSGFSDNSKACKVHSHGWNLSPSLWTWGSSPKLNGFGKLDEGTPVSVGTFGANGGGSVGHGSTVERLYAWEKKLFQEVKNAKTIKMEHEKKLALLRKMEMKRAEYVKAEKTKKEVEKLESQMMVASQAIDSTSTEIIKLREVELYPQLLELVKGLMCMWRSMYECHQVQKHIVQQLEYLNTVPSNNPTSEIHRQSTLQLELEVQQWHQSFCNLFKAHRDYIQSLTGWLRLTLFQFSKNPLSRTPEESKIYSLCEEWHLAVDRIPDNVASEGIKSLLTVIHAIVVQQAEEYKQKKKSDCAFKELEKKVVQLRSLECKYGPYSMPESSGSMRKKESVTEKRAKVEALRAKAEEEKSKYEKAVNVTRAMTLNNLQMGCPHVFQGIVGFSSVCMEVFESVYNKAKVAEQEHDVKRILA; from the exons ATGGGTTGCTGCCACTCCAGGATAGAGAGGGAAGAAACGGTGTCGCGTTGCAAAGCCAGGAAGCGTTACATGAAGCAGTTCGTGCAAGCAAGACACGCTTTTTCCGCGGCACATGCTATGTACATTCGTTCGCTTCGTGCCACTGGTTCTGCACTCTTTCAGTTCGCAAATGCTGAAACCACGGTTCTCCACCATCTCAACTATCACCATCACCACCTTCCGCCGCGCCCACAGCCCATTCTCCCGCCGCCGCCGCTGCAAACCCCCACCCCGATGCCGCCGCCACCTCCGCCGCCTCCGATGAGTCCGAGCTCTTACACGTGGACGTCGGACACTACCTCCTCCCCCGCTCTTCCCCCGCCGCCTCCACCGCCGCCTCCGGTGCCTTCCTCCGCCTGGGATTTCTGGGACCCGTTCATGCCGGCTGGGCCGGCGGTGGCTTCCCGGTCGGTGACGGAGGAGGAGTGGGAGGCCACGACGACTGCCGGATCAGAAGTGGTGGTGATGGCGGCTGCGAGCGTGACAGCTCCGCCGTCGGTTGTGAGCGGATTTTCCAAGGAGACACCTAGTGAGCTTGCAATGGTTGTTTCAAGGAATAGTACTAAGGATCTTGTTGAAGTTATTAAAGAGCTTGATGATTATTTTCTCAAAGCTGCTGATGCTGGTTCTCATGTTTCTTTGATCCTTGAAGTTTCAAACTCTGGATTTTCTGATAACAGTAAAGCGT GTAAAGTGCACAGCCATGGGTGGAATTTGAGTCCGTCATTGTGGACTTGGGGTTCGAGTCCGAAGCTGAATGGGTTTGGCAAACTGGATGAGGGGACTCCTGTTTCTGTTGGTACTTTTGGGGCAAATGGAGGTGGAAGTGTTGGGCACGGCTCTACTGTGGAGAGGCTATATGCATGGGAGAAGAAGTTGTTTCAAGAGGTCAAG AATGCTAAGACTATAAAGATGGAGCATGAGAAGAAGCTGGCACTGCTAAGGAAGATGGAGATGAAGAGAGCTGAGTATGTGAAGGCAGAGAAGACAAAGAAAGAAGTGGAGAAATTAGAATCACAAATGATGGTTGCTTCTCAGGCCATTGATAGTACATCTACTGAAATAATCAAATTAAGGGAGGTAGAGCTCTACCCTCAACTCCTTGAGCTTGTCAAAGG ATTAATGTGCATGTGGAGAAGCATGTATGAGTGTCATCAGGTTCAAAAGCACATAGTTCAGCAACTAGAATACCTCAACACCGTACCATCAAACAACCCCACTTCTGAGATTCACAGGCAATCAACTCTTCAGCTGGAGCTTGAAGTACAGCAATGGCACCAATCTTTCTGCAACCTCTTCAAGGCCCACCGCGATTACATCCAATCCCTCACAGGATGGCTAAGACTCACCCTTTTCCAGTTCAGCAAAAACCCTCTAAGCAGAACCCCCGAGGAGTCAAAGATTTACTCCCTCTGTGAAGAGTGGCACCTTGCTGTTGATCGCATTCCAGACAATGTAGCATCCGAAGGAATAAAAAGCTTGTTGACGGTTATTCATGCCATTGTAGTGCAACAGGCAGAGGAGTATAAACAAAAGAAGAAGTCAGATTGTGCGTTCAAAGAGCTTGAGAAGAAGGTGGTTCAGCTTCGGTCGTTGGAGTGCAAGTATGGTCCGTACTCCATGCCAGAATCTTCCGGTTCCATGAGAAAGAAGGAGTCGGTTACCGAGAAACGTGCCAAGGTGGAAGCCTTAAGAGCAAAGGCAGAAGAAGAGAAGAGCAAATACGAGAAGGCAGTGAATGTAACGCGGGCAATGACGCTGAATAACTTGCAAATGGGTTGCCCTCACGTGTTTCAAGGGATTGTGGGGTTTTCAAGTGTGTGCATGGAGGTTTTTGAGTCTGTATACAACAAAGCTAAAGTTGCTGAACAGGAGCATGACGTGAAGAGAATATTGGCATAG
- the LOC137810947 gene encoding probable L-ascorbate peroxidase 3, peroxisomal → MAKAIADAEYVKEIEKARRDLRALISSRNCAPLMLRLAWHDAGTYDVKTRTGGPNGSIRNARELNHAANKGLETAVVLCEQVKAKHPNVSYADLYQLAGVVAVEITGGPTIDFVPGRKDALESPAEGRLPDAKQGASHLREMFYRMGLGDKDIVALSGAHTLGKAHRDRSNFEGQWTKDPLKFDNSYFVELLKGESKDLLKLPTDKALVEDPIFRNYVELYAKDEDVFFSDYATSHKKLSELGFILKNHRSMLAKGVVGFGIALTAVILGYLHELNKRTN, encoded by the exons ATGGCAAAGGCTATAGCTGATGCTGAGTATGTGAAGGAAATTGAGAAGGCTCGTCGTGATCTTCGCGCTCTTATCTCCAGTAGAAACTGTGCCCCTCTCATGCTTCGATTAGC GTGGCATGATGCTGGTACCTATGATGTTAAGACAAGAACTGGAGGCCCCAATGGTTCTATCAGGAATGCACGAGAGTTGAATCACGCAGCAAACAAGGGTCTGGAAACAGCAGTTGTGTTGTGTG AGCAAGTGAAGGCCAAACATCCAAATGTTTCATATGCTGACCTTTACCAG CTAGCTGGTGTTGTTGCAGTAGAGATCACTGGGGGACCAACTATTGACTTTGTTCCAGGAAGAAAA GATGCATTGGAATCTCCAGCAGAAGGGCGTCTTCCAGATGCCAAACAAG GTGCATCGCATCTAAGAGAGATGTTTTATCGCATGGGGCTAGGTGACAAAGACATTGTGGCTCTATCTGGAGCTCACACTTTG gGCAAGGCACATAGAGATCGTTCTAACTTTGAAGGGCAATGGACAAAGGACCCTTTGAAGTTTGATAACTCATATTTTGT AGAATTACTGAAAGGGGAATCAAAAGATTTGTTGAAACTTCCCACAGACAAGGCTCTAGTTGAAGATCCTATCTTCCGCAACTATGTTGAACTGTATGCAAAG GATGAGGATGTTTTTTTCTCAGATTATGCAACCTCACACAAGAAACTCTCAGAGTTGGGCTTCATTTTGAAGAATCATCGTTCCATGTTAGCCAAGGGAGTTGTAGGATTTGGTATTGCCTTAACTGCAGTGATCTTGGGTTACTTACACGAACTAAACAAAAGAACCAATTGA
- the LOC137809209 gene encoding uncharacterized protein gives MNTTLPTTSLGPKVYFIGVEDPEAHLTTFHTQMMLTGGSDAVYCKMLMSTLSGMALEWFVSLPDEHITNFDHFATLFREQYLVNKAPTRLSYDVFDVKQYQGESMKDYRNKFGVQVVILKLTDEAMIVHAFVKGMLPGPFSESLLRFYPKTFMEIRRRALAHIAADDRVMQKQDLVSPAQPRATTRPPQMRVHEATTEKKGAGKP, from the coding sequence ATGAATACGACGTTACCAACGACGTCTCTGGGCCCAAAGGTCTACTTCATAGGAgtagaggacccagaggcccatctcacaacattccacacccagatgatgctcacTGGAGGATctgacgccgtgtactgcaaaatGCTGATGAGCACGCTATCGGGCAtggcgttggagtggttcgtTAGCCTTCCCGACGAACATATCACCAACTTTGACCACTTTGCTACACTATTCAGGGAGCAGTAccttgtgaacaaggcacccaCTCGACTTTCTTACGACGTTTTCGACGTCAaacagtaccagggagagtctaTGAAGGACTACCGGAACAAGTTCGGTGTTCAGGTGGTGATATTGAAGCTCACTGATGAAGCCATGATAGTACATGCCTTTGTCAAGGGAATGCTGCCGGGACCCTTCAGTGAGTCACTACTAAGGTTCTACCCGAAGACGTTCATGGAGATTAGACGTCGTGCGTTAGCACACATCGCCGCAGATGATCGAGTAATGCAGAAACAAGATCTTGTCAGCCCCGCCCAACCTCGAGCGACAACACGACCTCCACAAATGAGAGTGCATGAGGCAACCACAGAGAAAAAGGGGGCGGGAAAGCCCTAG
- the LOC137809210 gene encoding uncharacterized protein, whose translation MSDLPIRKVLQKLDVAGRMARWAVELSEFDIHYELRGPIKGQIYVDFVVELSSAATHQEGANFRWVLSVDGSQTNKVVEQAPWFAFKATNNHAEYEALITGMLLAKEMGAKGLLAKSDSLLVTGQVTGEYQAKDSQMAAYLEYVKVLKESFEVFELVHVPREGFVEDG comes from the exons ATGTCGGACCTTCCAATCCGCAAGGTTTTGCAAAAACTGGATGTGGCGGGAAGGATGGCGCGATGGGCGGTGGAACTATCTGAATTCGACATACACTATGAACTTAGAGGCCCCATCAAGGGCCAGATCTATGTCGACTTCGTAGTGGAACTCTCCTCGGCAGCCACACATCAGGAAGGGGCAAATTTCAGATGGGTACTCTCTGTAGATGGTTctcaaaccaacaaggtagtGGAGCAG gccccaTGGTTCGCTTTCAAGGCCACCAACAACCAtgcagagtatgaggccctgatcacAGGAAtgttgttggctaaggagatgggagcaaaggGGCTGTTAGCAAAGAGCGATTCCTTGTTAGTTACAGGCCAAGTCACGGGGGAATACCAAGCTAAAGACTCTCAAATGGCCGCATACCTAGAATACGTCAAGGTCTTGAAGGAGTCGTTCGAAGTGTTCGAGTTAGTCCATGTACCTCGAGAAggttttgttgaagatggatga